Part of the Paludisphaera borealis genome, CTTCGTCGACGAGACGATCAGCGACGACTACCTGAAGGACGCCCTGGGCAACCTGCGGACGCCTCGCCACCTGTTCAAGTTCCTGCACCGGCTGATCGAGGAACACTGTCACCGTCACACCGAGGACCAGCCGCGCTGGAACGTCGACTACGACACGTTCCGCACCACCTACGCCTCGTACATGCGCGACCTGGAGGCCTTCGACCGCGGCTACGGCCACGGCTGACCGGTCGGAGCCTCGCAACCGGCGGAACGATTGAGCAGGCGGGCGATGGACGTCCGCCTGCTTCATCGACCGACGCGTTCCGCGCGAGCCTCACGAGTCCTTGAGAGCGAGAGCGGACGACGACTCGTGCGGCAACACGATGCGCTTCAAATAGACCTGGTTGAAGCTTCCCGAGAAGGCGAGCCAGCGGCCGTCCCTCGAAAAATCGAGCGAGCGGACCCATCCGAGCTCTCGGTCGACCTGGCCGGCGGAGTTTCCGGTCTCAGCGTTCCAGAACCGAATCCGCTGATCGCCTCCCGCCGAGGCCAGCGTCCGGCCGTCGGGCGAGAAGACCAGGGCGTGGACTTCCGCCGCATGTCCCGGGCAGCGCGCCTTGATTCGGTTGGTAGTCAGGTCCCAGACCTCGATCTGGCGTGAGTCGGGCCCCAGCCGGCTCAGGGCGATCGTGGCTCCGTCCGGCGACAGGCTGAAGGCGTGAACTCCCCGGTTCGTCCCATCAAGGCGATCGACCTCGCGACCGCTCCGCGGGTCCCAGAACTTGAGCTCGCCGTCAAAGCTCAGCGAGATGAGCAACGAGCCGTCAGGAACGTACACCAGTGCTCGAACGACGTCGCGATGTCCGCTCAACACGGCTCGCACCTGGTCGCTTTTCGGCTCCCAGATGCGGATCTGATGGTCGAAGCTCCCCACGGCCAGACTACGGCCGTCGGGCGCGAACGCCAGCGCCCGGCATGGGCCGAACAGGGCCTTCACCTCCGGAAACGTCTGGCTGTCCCGCCAGTTCCACATCGTCAGCCCGCACAGGCCGACCGACGCCACCGTACCGCCGTCGGGCGATACCGTCGCGGCGTAGGTCTCGGACGTGCTGGGCAGGCAGGCCATCTCCTCGCCCAGACTTTGCGGCGAAGGACCAACATCCCAGAGCTTGACCGTCTTGTCCCAGGACGACGAGATCAACGTCTCACCGTCAGGGGAGAACCGGACGCTCTCCACCAGCCCGACATGGCCTCTGAGGGCGATCATCCCGTCATTCGCGGGGGTCTCGTCGGCGGCGAAGAAAACGCAGAGCGTCACCAAGACGGCCGCCCCCGCCAGCCCTTCCCATGTGAACAACGACAGCCGGACCCTTCCGCCCGACGCCCTGGTTACAGCGTGGGCGTCATCGTCCACAAACTCATCCCGCGCGTCGCGGCCTTGATACGCTCCCGATGCCATTTCCCCATCCTCCAGAGTCTTTCCCTGGCGGTGGAAAGACCACGACACAGTCGTCTCGCGAAGCCGCGGCGCGCGACCTCACAGTAATCCTCGGATCGAGCCCAGCCCTTGAGCGGCTCGCGAAGCTCAAAACCCGGAACGCCTGTTCCGCGTCGATTCGCGGGCCGCCCCGATTGCGAGCGAGCCGGGAACGCTTCTCCCCCCGCTCACGCGACGCGCCTCTCGGTGAACCTACGCCCACACCGCCTTGCCGGCGACCATCACACGACCTCATGCACGTCAACCCTAGAACACGCACGGAGCGAAGTCCTAGCTTGGTCAGCATCACATCTTATACGAAAGAATTCGGACTGAGCCCGCCCTGACCATGAAAACCCTTTCATGCATCCGATGCGCCGTTGCGAAAAAACCACATCACGGCAAATGCGGAGCGGCGCGGGGGTCGTGTGGATCGTCTGACGTGCACATGTTGGCAGTCGCGTTGCAAGAATCGCAAAGCAAGCCAATATGGCAGTCACCAGCGGCCGGCCCAATCCCGGAGATTTCACGCAACGTTTTTATTTATAATGAATTACAAGACCACAACGTCTCTGGAGCATGACCGGCTTCCACGGTATTTCGCTCCCGAGCGATCTCAACGATCGGGTTCCCGGCGTCGAGATCCGTGTCGACGTCAGCTCTCGGCTTCGAGTCCGTTTGCGAGGCGACGCCGAACATGCCAACCGTGTTTCACGGCTGATTTTCTTTGGCAGTCGGCGGCTTGCGCATCTCGATGCGCTCATCGGGCCCGTCTTCGGAGAGGAGAGCGACCAGAACGCACCGAGCGACGCGGCGCGTTAATTCGTTCCGGCGCGCCGATTCGTCGGTTGGTTGGCCAGGCTAGGCGGCGATGCGGGGCCGCGTTCTCCAGGGCAGGACGCCGGGAAAGAGGCCCGAAACGGGGTGTCGCGGTTGGACGACCGGACGGTCGGTCGGCGGCTTCTCGGCCTTTCCTTTTTGAACCGCCGGGGCGTCGGTGCTCATGGTGTGCTTGGGCAGACCGAACCACGGGTTGACGAGCGCCTCGGCGATCGTCGCCGGCGCGACCGGGGCGACGTCGGCGGTGGTCGTCGGCGATTCGCCGATCACGGATCGAGCCTCGGCGAGGAACCGCAGCAGGTCGAGGTCGTTGGGACCGTCGCGGAGCCGGCACGCCTCGGCGCGGCGGAACCAGGAGCGGGCTTCGGCGGGCGTGCCCAGCCGCCAGAGCGTCATCGCCATGAAGAAGCCGTCGAAGGCGTTGTCGTCGCCAAGCTTCAGCGACCGTTCGAACGCCGCCTTGGCCCCGCTCCAGTCGCCGTTGCGATACCGGGCGACCCCCAGCGTGTTCCAGCAGGCCGCGTCTTGTGACGCTTCTCCGGTGACGGCCTTTTCAGCGTACTTGAGAGCCTGGGCCGGGTTGCGAGCCGATTCGTCAGACGCCGTGACGAGATACCAGGCGACGTTGTTGAGTCGGATTTGCTCGAACGCGGCGCGCTTGGCGTCGTATTCGCCGGCCGTCTTGAGGGCGGCGTCGGAGTCTTCGGGGCGGTCGGTCTGCCAGTAGAGCCGACTGAGCACCTCGTGCAGCCGACCGAGTTCCCGCTTGTAGCGCGGCACGCGCGGGTAGTCGGTCGCCAACCGTTTCAGGGTGGCGATCGCCAGCTCCAGCGAGGTCTTCGCCTCGTCGTGCCGCTTGGCGTCGAGCTGAAGTTCGCCCAGCCGCGCGTGGCAGAGCGCCAGCGACTCCAGCCCGGCCGGCAATCCCGGCTCGACGGTCTGGACCTCCTCGACCAGCGTCAGCCCCTTGCGATAAGCCTGCTCCGCGTCGGCTGTCTTGCCCCCGAGGTGAAGCCAGGTTCCCAGCCCCGTGTGAGTGGAGGCCTGCTCGTTCTTGAAGTCGAGGAACGGGAGCTGCTCGGACTCGTGATTCGCCTCGATGGTGGTGAGGAGGTCGAGGGCCTCTTGCGCGTCGGCCCGCGCCCGCTCGATCCGGCCGGTGTCCCCCTCGAAGCTCGCCTTCTGGTTGAGCGCGTGGGCCAAGGCGAATTGATAGCGGATTTCGTGCGGCTTGCGAGCGACGATCTTCCGAAAGAGCTGGAGCGATTGGTCGACGGCCCACTCGCCGGGCTCGTAGACGGCCTGGCGGCGCAGCAGGTTGCCGTACTTCTCCAGGACGCCGGCGAGCTGATACAGGTTCTGGTCGTCGTCGGGCGTCTGGGCGAGCAGCCAGACCATGACCTGCATCGCCTTGCGATACGCCTCCTCGGCGTCGACGATGTCGCCGAGCGTGAGCCGGATGTCGCCGATCCGGTTGTAGGCGGCGAACGTCCGGTGGATGACGAGCGGATCGGCGTCGTTGCGGGAGGCGATCTGCTCGTAAAATTGCAGGGCCATCCGGATCAGGTAACGGTCCTGACGATCCTCTCCCGGCTCGCGGGGGAACCACGCTTCGGCCGAGTTGAGGTAAAGGTCCAGCGCGCGGTGCGCCATGATCAAGTTGTCCTGGGCCCGCCGCAGCTCGACGCCGCGCGCATCCGACTCGGCTCGGATCCTCGACAACGCCTTCCAGATCACGAAGGTGCTCATCGATAGGCAGACGGTCGCCAATACAAGGAAGGCCCCGAGCGACGCGGCGATCGTGCGATGCCGCCGGGTCCACCGCCAGGCGCGTTCCAGGGGCGAGGGGCGGCGGGCGAGGATCGGCTGATCGTCGAGAAACCGCCTGAGGTCCTCGGCCATCTCGTGAGCCGTCGCATAGCGGTTGCCCGCCTCCTTGGCCATCGCCTTCAGGACGATCGTTTCCAGGTCGCGCGGCAGGAGCGGCTCGTGGCGCGAGGGGGGCGTGGGCTCCTCGTTGGTAATCTGGTGCACCAGCATCGGCATGTCGCCGCCTGGAAACGCGGGCCGCAAGGCCAGCAGCTCGTAGAGGGTCACGCCGAGCGAGTAGACGTCGGTGCGGTGGTCGACGATACCCCGGCACGCCAACGCCTGCTCGGGGCTCATGTACCGGAGCGTGCCGACCAGATCGCCGGTGACGGTCAAACCCGAGTCGCCCTGGAGCCGCGCCAGGCCGAAGTCGGCGATCCAGATCTCGCCGCGGTCGTCGAGCAGCAGATTGGCGGGCTTGACGTCGCGGTGGACCACGCCCAGGCTGTGCGCGTGCTCGAGTGCGTCGGCCGCCTGGACGCCGAGCCGGGCGACGCCCCGGAAGAACGGCGATCCGCGCCGCTGGTCCTTTGACAGGCGGGCCGGCGTCAGCTCCACCGAGCCGGATTCGGGCCAGTCCCAGGAGTGCATCCAGTCGGGACGGGTTTCGCGCGCCTGTTTGAGATCGGTGATCACCGCGGCCAGCGATCGGCCCGCGATGTACTGCATCGCGTAGTAATGGGCGCCCGATTCGCAGCCGACGGCGTAGATCGGTACGATGTGCGGATGATGCAGGTGCGCCGCCGCCTGGACCTCGACCTGGAACCGCTGCACCTGCCTCGGGTCCATCGCCGCCGTGAACGGCAACAGCTTGAGCGCCACCCGCCGGCCCAGGGAGATCTGTTCGGCCTCGTAGACGACGCCCATGCCGCCGCGTCCCAGCTCGCGGATGATCCGGTAATCGCCCAGGCGGTCGGGAAGCTCCGGGTGGTCCCCCGCCTCGCCGTGCAGGCCGGTCGCCGCGAGGTCCTCGCCCTGAAACCA contains:
- a CDS encoding WD40 repeat domain-containing protein; translation: MASGAYQGRDARDEFVDDDAHAVTRASGGRVRLSLFTWEGLAGAAVLVTLCVFFAADETPANDGMIALRGHVGLVESVRFSPDGETLISSSWDKTVKLWDVGPSPQSLGEEMACLPSTSETYAATVSPDGGTVASVGLCGLTMWNWRDSQTFPEVKALFGPCRALAFAPDGRSLAVGSFDHQIRIWEPKSDQVRAVLSGHRDVVRALVYVPDGSLLISLSFDGELKFWDPRSGREVDRLDGTNRGVHAFSLSPDGATIALSRLGPDSRQIEVWDLTTNRIKARCPGHAAEVHALVFSPDGRTLASAGGDQRIRFWNAETGNSAGQVDRELGWVRSLDFSRDGRWLAFSGSFNQVYLKRIVLPHESSSALALKDS
- a CDS encoding protein kinase domain-containing protein encodes the protein MDLERSPSASRRLYESGGSTTTESSAFDPCPGQQDEPASDHRLIAALEDYVAACDRGARPNRSSFLRAHEAIAAELAECLEGLDCLQGAGAWFQGEDLAATGLHGEAGDHPELPDRLGDYRIIRELGRGGMGVVYEAEQISLGRRVALKLLPFTAAMDPRQVQRFQVEVQAAAHLHHPHIVPIYAVGCESGAHYYAMQYIAGRSLAAVITDLKQARETRPDWMHSWDWPESGSVELTPARLSKDQRRGSPFFRGVARLGVQAADALEHAHSLGVVHRDVKPANLLLDDRGEIWIADFGLARLQGDSGLTVTGDLVGTLRYMSPEQALACRGIVDHRTDVYSLGVTLYELLALRPAFPGGDMPMLVHQITNEEPTPPSRHEPLLPRDLETIVLKAMAKEAGNRYATAHEMAEDLRRFLDDQPILARRPSPLERAWRWTRRHRTIAASLGAFLVLATVCLSMSTFVIWKALSRIRAESDARGVELRRAQDNLIMAHRALDLYLNSAEAWFPREPGEDRQDRYLIRMALQFYEQIASRNDADPLVIHRTFAAYNRIGDIRLTLGDIVDAEEAYRKAMQVMVWLLAQTPDDDQNLYQLAGVLEKYGNLLRRQAVYEPGEWAVDQSLQLFRKIVARKPHEIRYQFALAHALNQKASFEGDTGRIERARADAQEALDLLTTIEANHESEQLPFLDFKNEQASTHTGLGTWLHLGGKTADAEQAYRKGLTLVEEVQTVEPGLPAGLESLALCHARLGELQLDAKRHDEAKTSLELAIATLKRLATDYPRVPRYKRELGRLHEVLSRLYWQTDRPEDSDAALKTAGEYDAKRAAFEQIRLNNVAWYLVTASDESARNPAQALKYAEKAVTGEASQDAACWNTLGVARYRNGDWSGAKAAFERSLKLGDDNAFDGFFMAMTLWRLGTPAEARSWFRRAEACRLRDGPNDLDLLRFLAEARSVIGESPTTTADVAPVAPATIAEALVNPWFGLPKHTMSTDAPAVQKGKAEKPPTDRPVVQPRHPVSGLFPGVLPWRTRPRIAA